A genomic stretch from Gammaproteobacteria bacterium includes:
- a CDS encoding ATP-binding cassette domain-containing protein produces MIEVTDLQKSFGAVQAVQGVSFSAPDGRITGLLGPNGAGKSTTLRIVSTVLKPGAGTVRVDGADVTADGNRARMALGVLPHLSGLYPRLTARENIRYYGELNGISGEALKRRIAELVELLEIGEFADRPAKGFSQGQKIKVALARAMVHGPRNLVLDEPTNGLDVMATRALRALIRKLRDAGHCVLFSSHVMQEVAALCDGIVIIAHGRIVARGTPDELRKLTGESDLEEAFVKLCGAEVAA; encoded by the coding sequence ATGATCGAAGTGACCGACCTGCAGAAGAGCTTCGGCGCCGTACAGGCCGTCCAGGGCGTGAGTTTCTCCGCGCCGGACGGCCGCATCACCGGCCTGCTCGGCCCCAACGGCGCGGGCAAGTCCACCACCCTGCGCATCGTCTCCACGGTGCTCAAGCCCGGCGCCGGCACGGTGCGGGTGGACGGCGCCGACGTGACGGCGGACGGCAACCGCGCGCGCATGGCGCTGGGGGTGCTGCCGCACCTCAGTGGCCTCTACCCGCGCCTCACGGCACGGGAGAACATCCGCTACTACGGCGAACTCAACGGCATCTCCGGCGAGGCGCTCAAGCGCCGCATCGCCGAGCTGGTGGAGCTCCTGGAGATCGGCGAGTTCGCCGACCGCCCGGCCAAGGGCTTCTCCCAGGGCCAGAAAATCAAGGTCGCGCTGGCCCGCGCCATGGTGCACGGCCCTCGCAACCTGGTGCTGGATGAGCCCACCAACGGCCTGGACGTGATGGCCACCCGCGCACTGCGGGCGCTCATCCGCAAGCTGCGCGACGCCGGGCACTGCGTGCTGTTCTCCAGCCACGTGATGCAGGAGGTGGCGGCGCTCTGCGACGGCATCGTCATCATCGCCCACGGCCGCATCGTGGCCCGTGGCACGCCGGACGAGCTGCGCAAGCTGACCGGAGAGAGCGACCTGGAGGAGGCCTTCGTGAAGCTGTGCGGCGCGGAGGTGGCGGCATGA